One window of Lathyrus oleraceus cultivar Zhongwan6 unplaced genomic scaffold, CAAS_Psat_ZW6_1.0 chrUn0276, whole genome shotgun sequence genomic DNA carries:
- the LOC127113357 gene encoding cytochrome P450 CYP736A12, with the protein MSSPTALAIISLLIFTFIYLLFTTFFHPKQKNSNNKKPPGPPTLPIIGNLHMLGKLPHRTLHSLSKKYGPIMSLQLGQVPAVVISSSKAAELFLKTHDLAFASRPKIQGSELMSYGSKGLTFSEYGPYWRSVRKLCTLELLSASKVEMFAPIRKQELSVLIKSLEKAALVGEVVNISDAVENLVEDIIFKMILGRSKYEQFDLKRLVREIMVLFGAFNLADYIPWLGVFDLQGLTRGFKKISKTLDEMLEMIISEHEQITNVDKTRREDFVDILLSIIHQTIDHDSEQNHVIDRTNIKAILLDMIVAATDSSAISIEWILSELLRHPRVMKILQNEIQDEVGNKRMVEEKDLKKLKYLDIVVDETLRLRPTAPFLIPRESRESVIIDGYLIEKKTRVMINIWTIGRDPNIWSENAEEFYPERFIDKKLNYQGHEFESLPFGSGRRGCPGTQLALITIKLVIAQLVHCFDWELPYNINPSNLNMEENFGIATPRVQHLHAIPHYRLGLTRGFKKISKTLDEMLEMIISEHEQITNVDKTRREDFVDILLSIIHQTIDHDSEQNHVIDRTNIKAILLDMIAASTDTSAISIEWTLSELLRHPRVMKNLQNEIQDEVGNKRMVEEKDLKKLKYLDIVVDETLRLRPTAPFLIPRESRESVIIDGYLIEKNTRVMINIWTIGRDPNIWSENAEEFYPERFINKKMNYQGHEFESLPFGFGRRGCPGTQLGVITIKLVVAQLVHCFNWELPYNINPSNLNMEEKFGLATPRVQHLHAIPHYRLVDVKHE; encoded by the exons ATGTCTTCTCCAACTGCACTAGCAATAATTTCTCTCCTTATCTTCACTTTCATATACCTATTATTCACAACCTTTTTTCATCCAAAACAGAAAAACAGTAACAACAAAAAGCCACCAGGTCCACCAACTCTACCGATAATCGGAAACCTTCACATGTTAGGCAAACTTCCACATCGAACACTTCATTCACTCTCCAAAAAATATGGTCCAATCATGTCCTTACAACTTGGTCAAGTACCAGCTGTTGTCATTTCATCTTCAAAAGCAGCAGAACTATTCCTCAAAACACACGACCTAGCTTTCGCAAGCCGACCAAAGATTCAAGGATCTGAGCTCATGTCTTATGGTTCCAAAGGGTTGACCTTTTCTGAGTATGGTCCTTATTGGCGTAGTGTAAGGAAACTTTGCACTTTGGAACTTCTTAGTGCTTCTAAAGTTGAGATGTTTGCTCCTATTAGAAAACAAGAGTTGAGTGTTTTGATTAAATCATTGGAGAAAGCTGCTTTGGTGGGTGAGGTTGTGAATATTAGTGATGCTGTAGAAAATCTTGTTGAAGATATTATATTTAAGATGATATTAGGTAGGAGTAAGTATGAGCAATTTGACTTGAAGAGGCTTGTTAGAGAAATAATGGTTTTATTTGGAGCTTTTAATCTGGCTGATTATATTCCTTGGTTAGGAGTATTTGATCTTCAG GGATTAACACGAGGTTTCAAGAAAATCAGTAAAACATTGGATGAGATGCTAGAGATGATAATATCAGAGCATGAACAAATTACTAATGTAGATAAAACTCGCCGTGAAGACTTTGTAGACATACTTCTTTCGATTATCCACCAGACCATTGATCACGATAGTGAGCAAAATCATGTCATTGATCGAACAAACATCAAGGCTATTTTACTCGACATGATAGTTGCAGCAACTGATTCCTCTGCTATATCAATTGAGTGGATTTTATCTGAACTATTAAGACATCCAAGAGTGATGAAAATTCTTCAAAATGAGATACAAGATGAAGTAGGAAATAAGAGAATGGTTGAAGAGAAGGATTTGAAAAAGTTAAAGTACCTAGATATCGTAGTTGATGAAACCTTAAGACTTCGTCCTACTGCACCTTTTCTAATTCCTCGTGAATCTAGAGAAAGCGTCATAATTGATGGTTATTTAATAGAAAAAAAGACTCGAGTTATGATTAATATATGGACAATAGGGAGAGATCCTAATATTTGGTCCGAAAATGCTGAAGAGTTTTATCCAGAGAGATTTATTGACAAAAAACTGAATTATCAAGGACACGAGTTTGAATCTCTCCCATTTGGTTCTGGTCGTAGGGGTTGTCCTGGAACTCAATTGGCCTTAATTACTATTAAGTTGGTTATTGCTCAATTGGTGCATTGTTTTGATTGGGAACTTCCATATAATATTAATCCTTCCAACTTGAACATGGAGGAAAATTTTGGAATCGCAACACCAAGAGTCCAACATTTGCATGCAATACCGCATTATCGTTTG GGATTAACACGAGGTTTCAAGAAAATCAGTAAAACATTGGATGAGATGCTAGAGATGATAATATCAGAGCATGAACAAATTACTAATGTAGATAAAACTCGCCGTGAAGACTTTGTAGACATACTTCTTTCGATTATCCACCAAACCATTGATCACGATAGTGAGCAAAATCATGTCATTGATCGAACAAACATCAAGGCTATTTTACTCGACATGATAGCGGCATCAACTGATACCTCTGCTATATCAATTGAGTGGACTTTATCTGAACTATTAAGGCATCCAAGAGTGATGAAAAATCTTCAAAATGAGATACAAGATGAAGTAGGAAATAAGAGAATGGTTGAAGAGAAGGATTTGAAAAAGTTAAAGTACCTAGATATCGTAGTTGATGAAACCTTAAGACTTCGTCCTACTGCACCTTTTCTAATTCCTCGTGAATCTAGAGAAAGCGTCATAATTGATGGTTATTTAATAGAGAAAAATACTCGAGTTATGATTAATATATGGACAATAGGGAGAGATCCTAATATTTGGTCCGAAAATGCTGAAGAATTTTATCCAGAGAGATTTATTAACAAAAAAATGAATTATCAAGGACACGAGTTTGAATCTCTCCCATTTGGTTTTGGTCGTAGGGGTTGTCCTGGAACTCAATTGGGCGTAATTACTATTAAGTTGGTTGTTGCTCAATTGGTGCATTGTTTTAATTGGGAACTTCCATATAATATTAACCCTTCCAACTTGAACATGGAGGAAAAATTTGGACTCGCAACACCAAGAGTCCAACATTTGCATGCAATACCGCATTATCGTTTGGTTGATGTCAAACACGAATAA